A stretch of Paenibacillus sp. URB8-2 DNA encodes these proteins:
- a CDS encoding phosphate ABC transporter substrate-binding protein PstS family protein: MRSRKSWVMALALTGVLALSACGNNGGNNTANGGNAGASNAPTQTNSGAELSGSILASGSTALQPLVEQVAEKFMEQHAGLDIQVQGGGSGTGLTQVAEKQVDIGNSDVFAEEKLKDADAEKAKALVDHQVAVVAITAVSNPAVGVDSLTKQQLVDIFTGKITNWKEVGGADQKIQIINRPASSGTRATFEKFALGTKTEDLPGSIQEDSSGTVKKIIGETPGAIGYLALSYLDESVQTLKYDSVDPSVDNVISGKYPVWAYEHMYTNGEPNETVKAFLDYFLTDEVQNGDVTELGYIPASKMQVSRDVAGTVTNK, from the coding sequence ATGCGCTCTAGAAAATCCTGGGTTATGGCACTTGCATTAACAGGTGTATTGGCACTTTCGGCATGCGGAAATAATGGGGGAAATAATACGGCTAACGGCGGTAACGCAGGGGCCAGCAACGCGCCTACACAAACAAACAGCGGCGCAGAACTCAGCGGTTCGATTCTTGCTTCCGGCTCCACGGCCCTTCAGCCCCTGGTTGAACAGGTTGCCGAGAAATTTATGGAGCAGCACGCAGGCTTGGATATTCAGGTTCAAGGCGGCGGCAGCGGCACTGGACTCACACAGGTTGCAGAAAAACAAGTGGATATCGGTAACTCCGACGTATTCGCAGAAGAGAAACTGAAAGACGCGGATGCCGAGAAAGCGAAGGCGCTCGTCGATCATCAGGTTGCAGTAGTCGCGATTACGGCTGTTAGCAACCCGGCTGTAGGCGTTGACTCTTTGACGAAACAGCAGCTGGTTGATATTTTCACCGGCAAAATCACGAACTGGAAAGAAGTAGGCGGCGCGGATCAAAAGATCCAGATCATCAACCGTCCGGCAAGCTCCGGCACACGCGCAACATTCGAAAAGTTCGCGCTGGGAACCAAGACGGAAGATCTTCCAGGCTCCATTCAGGAAGATTCCTCGGGTACCGTTAAGAAGATCATCGGCGAAACTCCGGGAGCAATCGGATACCTGGCTCTGTCTTACCTTGATGAATCGGTTCAAACTTTGAAATATGATAGTGTTGACCCATCCGTGGACAACGTAATCAGCGGTAAATATCCGGTTTGGGCATATGAGCATATGTACACGAACGGCGAACCGAACGAAACGGTAAAAGCGTTCCTGGACTACTTCCTGACTGACGAGGTTCAAAACGGCGATGTAACCGAGCTTGGGTACATTCCGGCCTCGAAGATGCAAGTTTCCCGCGATGTTGCCGGAACTGTAACGAACAAATAA
- the pstC gene encoding phosphate ABC transporter permease subunit PstC, which yields MIVQNNKIAQNHKSRIEKHHIEDFIGRSYMSFCVLLLIVAIISMVYFVMSKGISTFVVDKVSVSDFFFGTKWSPEGSPPSFGALPFIAGSFVTTLLAALIASPLSICAALFMTEIVPGWGKKLLQPVIELLSGIPSVVYGFVGLSVIVPFLRNVFPGQGIGVAAGSLVLSVMILPTITSVTVDALSALPQNLKESSFALGATRWQTIARVIIPTTLPAILTGVVLGMARAFGEALAVQMVIGNAPFIPTSLFESASTLTSVITLGMGNTTMGSPQNNSLWSMALVLMLMTFLFVFIVRLLEKRRAI from the coding sequence ATGATAGTGCAAAACAACAAAATCGCGCAGAATCACAAGTCGCGTATTGAAAAACATCATATCGAAGACTTTATCGGACGCTCTTATATGTCCTTTTGTGTTCTTCTGCTTATTGTCGCCATTATTTCGATGGTGTATTTTGTGATGTCTAAGGGCATTTCGACGTTTGTCGTCGACAAGGTAAGCGTTTCGGACTTCTTTTTCGGAACGAAGTGGTCTCCGGAAGGAAGCCCACCTTCTTTTGGAGCGCTGCCATTCATTGCTGGCTCCTTTGTCACGACGCTGCTGGCCGCGCTGATTGCCAGTCCGTTAAGCATTTGCGCCGCGCTGTTCATGACCGAAATCGTTCCGGGATGGGGGAAAAAGCTGCTTCAGCCCGTCATCGAGCTTTTGTCGGGTATACCTTCCGTCGTCTACGGCTTTGTCGGACTCAGCGTGATTGTGCCGTTCTTACGGAACGTGTTCCCCGGACAAGGAATCGGCGTTGCCGCCGGCTCGCTCGTGCTGTCGGTTATGATTTTGCCGACGATTACCAGCGTAACTGTCGATGCGCTGTCCGCGCTTCCGCAGAATTTGAAGGAATCCTCCTTTGCTCTTGGCGCCACCCGCTGGCAGACCATCGCCCGGGTTATTATTCCGACTACGCTGCCTGCCATTCTGACCGGTGTCGTATTGGGCATGGCCCGCGCTTTCGGCGAAGCGCTCGCGGTCCAAATGGTTATCGGGAACGCGCCGTTCATTCCGACATCGCTATTTGAATCGGCATCGACGCTCACCAGCGTCATCACACTCGGAATGGGTAATACAACGATGGGATCGCCGCAAAACAATTCGCTTTGGAGTATGGCGCTTGTTCTCATGCTGATGACCTTCTTATTCGTATTCATTGTCCGCCTGCTGGAAAAAAGGAGGGCAATCTAA